CTTGACGTCATATCCCGAGTGCCAGTCGCCCTTCAGCAGCACGAGCGCGTCGGCGGGCGAGACTCCGCGGCCGATCACCGCGACCGAATCGCGGTAGGTGGGGAAGAGCCAGTCGGTCTCGCCGAGCACGAGAGCGGCGCCCACCTGGCAGGCCTCCTGCCCGTGCGACGACGGGTACACGGCGAGGCGGCCCTGCCGCACCAGCGCGCTCGCCTGGTCGTTGATCCGACGGCCTTCGACGAGGGCCCGGTATGCCCGGAGGAGGGTCTCGGCATCGGGCAGCGCGTACACCTCGTCCTCGTGACGAGCGCCCTCGTGATCGATGAGCTGCACCGCGACATCGCGCGGCAGCATGTCCGTGTGCTGCATCCGTCCGCCCTCCTCGCCGAATCCGGTGTCACCAGCATCCGAGCTCCGCGGCAGTTGTCCAAGGACTCGCGCCGAATACTGAACGAATGATCGGAAATTGCTTCCCTGTATGCCGAAGTGTCAGAATTCGATGACAGGATGAAGGGGTGCCATGATCACGCTCGATGACACTGATCAGGCGATCCTCGCCGAACTCCGGCGGGATGCGCGCGCGTCGATGACGGCGATCGCGGATGCCGTGCACATCTCACGCGCCGGCGCGCACGCACGCATCAAGAGGCTCACCGACGCCGGCGTCGTCACGGGCTACACCGTGCGCACGGATCCGGTGCTGCTCGGCCACCACGCGAGCGCGTACGTCATGCTCGCTATCGAGCAGGCGACGTGGCAGGAGGTCAGCGCACGGCTCCGGGCCATCCCCGAGATCGAGCACATGGCACTCGTCGGCGGAGACTTCGACGTCATCCTCCTCGTGCGCGCAACCGACGCCCGCGACCTGCGCCGCATCGTGCTGGAGGACATCCAGGCCATCCCCTCGATCCGTTCGACGCGCACGACGCTCATCTTCGAGGACTTCACGCTGAGCTGAACGTCAGGCGCCGGTCGAGGTGCCGGTGGTGTTCATCGCATCGACGCGCCCGGTCTGGTCGGTCTCGCCGGAGTGGTCGGTGTCTCGCCTGAGCGGTCGGTGTCTCGCCTGAGCGGTCGGTGTCTCGCCTGAGCGGTTGGTGTCTCGCCGGAGTGGTTGGTGTCTCGCCTGAGTGGTCGGTGTCTCGCCGGAGTGGTCGCTCTTCACTCTGGAATACCGCGCTGATCTGGCAAAAACACCCTCCCAATGTCGGTGGCCACGCGTTGAATCGGAGCATGAACAGCGCCACGAGCATCCTCGATCGGGTCATCTCCGACCTCGATCTCGTGCTGGGTGCCGAGGCCTTGGCGGGGCTGTCGCCGAGCGAACGCTCGAGGGTGCTTCGTCGGGCCGGTGACGCTCTGCGGCGGGTCGAGGCCGTGGTCGTCGAGACGATCGCCGACCTAGAGGCGGTGGAGCTGCCCGAGGCGCTCGGATGCCGTTCGATGAACGAGCTCCTGCAGCGGGCCCTTCGCGTCGACGGTGCGACGGCCGGGCGGTTCGTCAAGGCGTCCGCGGGCGCGCGGCGAGAGATGAATCTTCTCTCGGGCGAGCGCCTGCCCGCACGCTGGCCGAGCCTGCGCGAGGCGATGCTCGACGGCGAGGTCGGCCTGTCGGGCCTGCTCGCGGCCACGGCATCCCTCGATCGGGCAGGCGACAGGATCGGCATCGACGACCGGCTGCGGGCCGACGCCGAGCTCGCCGATCATGCGCGCGGCATCCTGCGCCGAGAAGACGGCGCTGCTGAGCCGGCTCCGCCGGCGACACCGGATGACCTGCGTCACTGCGCGCAGCTCATCGCGATGTACCTCGACCCCGACGGATCCGAGCCGACCGAGATCCGGGCGTCACGGCGGCGGGGCCTCACCCTGGGACGCCTGCAAGATGACGGCACGTATCCGATCCGGGGAAGTCTGCTCCCCGAGGTCACGGCGCAGCTGCAGGCGATCTTCGACGCGCAGTTGAACCCGAAGACGGAAGGGCCCGCGGATCTCGGGGTGCGTTTCGTCCCCTCTGAGCAGCTGCCGAACGAGGGCTCGGACGACGTGTTCGACGACGACCCGCTGAACCTGCTCGACACGCGCACTCGCGCCCAGAAGCAGCACGATGCATTCGCCGCGGCTCTCGGCATCGCCGCTCGACACGAGGAGATGCCATCCCTGGGCGGTGCGGCCCCCACCCTCGTCGTGCACGTCGATGCCGCCGAGCTGTCGTCGCTGCGCGGGGCGCAGGGGGCGTCCTCTCAGCCGAGCATGCCGGGCTGGGCTTCGCTCCCCGGGATCGAGATGCCGGTGGCTGCTTCCGTGGCCGTGCACACCGCGTGCGTCGGGGCCGTGCAACGCGTGCTGTTCGACGAAGGGCGCATCGTGGGGATCAACACGATCGATCGCGTGTTCACCGCGCCCCAGCGCAGGGCGATCGTGCTGCGTGATGCGGAGTGCCTGATCCCCGGGTGTCACGTGCCCGCATCGTGGTGCGAGATCCATCACGTGGTGGAACACTCGCAGGGCGGTCCCACACACACCGACAACGGGGTGCCGTTGTGCTGGCATCACCATCGCACTCTGGATCGCTCCGGGTGGGAGATCCGCATGATTGAGGGGGTTCCGCAGATCCGCGGGCCCGCCTGGTGGGACCCGGATCAGGTGTGGAGGGTGCCGCGGAGATCGCGGATGCGGGGAGCGCGGGAGCCAGTCGTCGCTTGATCGCCGGTGACTCGGGCGGTGTGGCAGTGAACCGGGCGTTGCGCCGGTGGCTCAGGCGGTGGGCCGGTGACTCAGGCGGCGGGCCGGTGCCTCAGGCGTTGCGCCGGTGGCTCAGGCTGTGTGGCTTGAATCAGGCGACGTGCAGTTCGAAGCCGCTCTCGATGGGCACCACCGACACCTGCGTCAAGTCGGACACATGGAATTCGGGGGAGTGCGCCGTCGCGTGCTTCCCGACGCCGACCACGCGCATGCCGGCCGCGTGCGCGGCCTGGATGCCGGCACC
This Microbacterium sp. XT11 DNA region includes the following protein-coding sequences:
- a CDS encoding HNH endonuclease signature motif containing protein; translated protein: MNSATSILDRVISDLDLVLGAEALAGLSPSERSRVLRRAGDALRRVEAVVVETIADLEAVELPEALGCRSMNELLQRALRVDGATAGRFVKASAGARREMNLLSGERLPARWPSLREAMLDGEVGLSGLLAATASLDRAGDRIGIDDRLRADAELADHARGILRREDGAAEPAPPATPDDLRHCAQLIAMYLDPDGSEPTEIRASRRRGLTLGRLQDDGTYPIRGSLLPEVTAQLQAIFDAQLNPKTEGPADLGVRFVPSEQLPNEGSDDVFDDDPLNLLDTRTRAQKQHDAFAAALGIAARHEEMPSLGGAAPTLVVHVDAAELSSLRGAQGASSQPSMPGWASLPGIEMPVAASVAVHTACVGAVQRVLFDEGRIVGINTIDRVFTAPQRRAIVLRDAECLIPGCHVPASWCEIHHVVEHSQGGPTHTDNGVPLCWHHHRTLDRSGWEIRMIEGVPQIRGPAWWDPDQVWRVPRRSRMRGAREPVVA
- a CDS encoding Lrp/AsnC family transcriptional regulator, which translates into the protein MITLDDTDQAILAELRRDARASMTAIADAVHISRAGAHARIKRLTDAGVVTGYTVRTDPVLLGHHASAYVMLAIEQATWQEVSARLRAIPEIEHMALVGGDFDVILLVRATDARDLRRIVLEDIQAIPSIRSTRTTLIFEDFTLS